One region of Priestia megaterium genomic DNA includes:
- a CDS encoding FecCD family ABC transporter permease has translation MMLRSVQMKVMGLIIGIMLLLICIGLSIVLGYTDTSIKTAFEAFQAFNGSNEHIVIQNIRLPRAIIGAVVGICLGIAGAMMQALTKNPLASPDIIGVNAGASFFIVVAVMIFSVNSLQAFTWIAFVGAALTVVVVYFLGSIGKEGLTPIKLTLAGAAIAAFFSSLTQGLLAVDESSLDQVLFWLAGSVQGRKVEMLYGILPYVVPAIIVTFFIASKINILTIGEDVAKGLGQRTALVKIISGIIIAILAGGAVAVAGPISFVGIIVPHVVRAIVGQDYRWVFPYSAVVGGILILLADVGARYVIMPQEIPVGVMTAVIGTPFFIYMARKGAKTS, from the coding sequence ATGATGCTACGCAGTGTTCAAATGAAAGTAATGGGGCTCATCATTGGAATCATGCTGCTTTTAATCTGTATTGGATTAAGTATCGTACTCGGATACACAGATACAAGTATCAAAACAGCATTTGAAGCTTTTCAAGCGTTTAACGGTTCGAATGAGCACATAGTTATTCAAAATATTCGATTGCCGCGCGCTATAATCGGTGCTGTGGTAGGTATTTGTTTAGGAATTGCAGGAGCAATGATGCAGGCGTTAACGAAAAACCCACTTGCTTCACCGGATATTATCGGTGTGAACGCTGGGGCCAGCTTTTTTATTGTTGTTGCAGTGATGATTTTTTCGGTCAATTCACTTCAAGCTTTTACATGGATTGCATTTGTAGGAGCGGCACTAACCGTAGTGGTTGTCTATTTTCTTGGGTCCATTGGAAAAGAAGGGCTAACGCCTATCAAACTGACGCTCGCAGGAGCGGCTATTGCAGCCTTTTTCTCTTCTTTAACACAAGGACTGCTAGCTGTGGATGAATCTTCGCTTGATCAAGTCCTCTTTTGGCTGGCAGGGTCTGTGCAAGGACGCAAGGTTGAAATGTTGTATGGCATACTGCCTTATGTAGTGCCAGCAATTATTGTTACTTTTTTTATCGCTTCAAAAATTAATATTTTAACGATTGGTGAAGACGTAGCCAAAGGATTAGGTCAAAGAACAGCTCTTGTCAAAATTATAAGCGGCATCATTATTGCGATTTTAGCGGGGGGAGCCGTTGCAGTAGCCGGTCCCATTAGCTTTGTAGGAATCATTGTTCCTCACGTTGTAAGAGCAATCGTAGGACAAGATTATCGCTGGGTATTTCCTTATAGTGCGGTTGTCGGCGGGATTTTAATTTTATTAGCTGATGTTGGCGCAAGGTACGTCATTATGCCTCAAGAAATCCCTGTTGGAGTCATGACTGCTGTTATTGGTACACCTTTCTTTATCTATATGGCAAGGAAAGGGGCGAAGACGTCATGA
- a CDS encoding ABC transporter substrate-binding protein: MNTYSKGKLSYLLSILTIMTLLVLAACGNSNGADSDKKEKTEGSGETYTVKHAMDKTDIKGTPKRVVVLTNEGTEALLAMGVKPVGAVQSWLGNPWYDHIKGQMKGVKSVGTESEPSLEAIAALKPDLIIGNKMRQEKVYDQLSQIAPTVFSEELRGDWKSNFKLYAKAVNKEEKGKEVLADYDNRVADLKKRLGDQLKQKISVVRFTAGDVRIYHKDSFSGVILDQLGFARPESQDKDDFAEMNATKERIPAMDGDQLFYFSYETGDGEATKLEKEWINDPLFKKLKVAQENHVHKVDDATWNTAGGVLAANIVLDDIEKIFLDKKQQ; the protein is encoded by the coding sequence GTGAATACATATTCTAAAGGCAAGTTGTCATATTTGTTGTCCATTCTTACCATTATGACACTGCTTGTGCTGGCAGCCTGCGGTAATTCAAACGGCGCTGACAGCGATAAAAAAGAAAAAACTGAGGGTTCTGGCGAAACTTACACAGTAAAACACGCAATGGATAAAACCGATATTAAAGGAACGCCTAAACGAGTGGTTGTTTTAACAAACGAAGGTACTGAAGCTCTTCTTGCAATGGGTGTAAAGCCTGTGGGCGCTGTTCAATCATGGTTAGGAAATCCGTGGTATGACCATATTAAAGGTCAGATGAAAGGCGTTAAAAGTGTGGGTACAGAAAGCGAGCCAAGCTTAGAAGCAATCGCTGCTTTAAAGCCTGACTTGATTATCGGAAATAAAATGCGACAAGAAAAAGTATACGATCAGCTTAGTCAAATTGCTCCGACTGTATTCTCTGAGGAGCTGCGCGGAGATTGGAAATCAAACTTTAAGCTATATGCAAAAGCTGTAAACAAAGAAGAAAAAGGTAAAGAAGTATTAGCTGACTATGACAATCGCGTAGCAGATTTAAAGAAACGCCTTGGAGATCAGTTAAAACAAAAAATCTCAGTTGTACGCTTTACAGCTGGAGACGTTCGTATCTATCATAAAGATTCATTCTCAGGTGTTATTTTAGATCAGCTTGGATTTGCTCGCCCTGAGTCTCAAGACAAGGATGATTTTGCTGAAATGAATGCAACAAAAGAACGCATTCCGGCAATGGACGGCGATCAGCTATTTTACTTCTCTTATGAAACGGGAGACGGTGAAGCAACAAAGCTTGAAAAAGAATGGATAAACGATCCTCTCTTTAAAAAGCTAAAAGTGGCTCAAGAAAATCATGTTCATAAAGTAGATGATGCTACTTGGAATACAGCAGGCGGTGTGTTAGCAGCTAATATCGTCCTTGATGATATTGAAAAAATCTTCTTAGATAAAAAACAACAATAA
- a CDS encoding YozQ family protein, with product MNSKKQPKKQPDTNEMADRQFETEDYNRQDALSQGLAETHEQVSDAYQEGSFEDTDR from the coding sequence ATGAATTCAAAAAAACAGCCTAAAAAGCAGCCAGATACAAATGAAATGGCTGACCGCCAGTTCGAAACAGAAGATTATAACCGACAAGATGCACTCTCGCAAGGTCTAGCAGAAACACATGAGCAAGTAAGCGACGCCTATCAAGAAGGATCATTTGAAGATACAGATCGTTAA
- a CDS encoding efflux RND transporter permease subunit produces the protein MGKFIKFSLKNKFAVWLLTLFVIIAGLYSGFNMKLETIPDISTPVVTVSATYPGATPEQVADKVSKPIEQKLQGLSGVDTVSSSSYENMATIQVEYGFSKNMEKAEDEVRRALSNVDLPDDVEEPNVSRQSISDFPIISLSVSDDKKSLEDLTKYVKNTVVPQVEKVQGISSVSVSGEQVEEAELVFKQDKLKQLGLDEDTVKKLIQASDAKVPAGTYTMDGSQKSVVVDGKMTTEKDLENLEIPAVPSQGAAQGQQQGMSQQQTQKAVQQAPSAASIPTVKLKEIADVKVTGKAESISRTNGKPSIAVQVVKAKDANTVNVVNDIKEKMNSLEKKNKDLHVDNIFDQGKPIEDSVHTMLNKAIIGAVFAVIIILLFLRDIRSTIIAVISIPLSLLIAILALKSMDISLNIMTLGAMTVAIGRVVDDSIVVIENIYRRMAYQEEKLTGKDLIVAATKEMFVPIFSSTVVTVAVFLPLGLVEGPVGELFLPFALTVVFALLASLLVAVTLVPMLAHSLFKTNVKVKEEKPSKLAHGYKRILNWTLNHKLISFGLAVLLLVGSLFLVPSIGVSFLSSDQEKTLTLTYTPKAGQSQSDVEKAANRAEAYLMKRDGVKTVQYSFGEGNSFNPGSKNNVLTFVQYDEDTQNFDKEQDKVLKALNKQANQGEWGSMNTASSGSNNSLNVLIYGDSLDEIKPYADKVQRVLEKHKELKNVDSTLSNTFDEYTLVPNQKKAAELGLSASQIGMQISNLGQREVLTTIQKDGNEINVYLPKEKEDFSTFAELSSTKVTSQTGQEVTLNEVVDIKKGKTSNTVTRRDNKIYAEVSADIKSDDVGGVSSNVQKEVKKIDLPSDMDINFGGASEQINDSFSQLGIAMLAAIGIVYFVLVLTFGGGLAPFAILFSLPFTLIGALVALLISGETISISSMIGALMLIGIVVTNAIVLIDRVIHKEQEGLSTREALLEAGMTRLRPILMTAIATIGALLPLAFGFEGGGLISKGLGVTVIGGLTSSTLLTLIIVPIVYEFFMKFKRKKVKE, from the coding sequence TTGGGGAAGTTTATTAAATTTTCATTGAAAAATAAATTTGCAGTATGGCTGTTAACACTCTTTGTCATTATTGCAGGGCTGTATTCAGGATTTAATATGAAGCTAGAGACCATTCCTGATATATCAACGCCTGTTGTAACAGTCAGTGCAACTTATCCGGGCGCCACTCCGGAACAAGTGGCAGACAAGGTGAGTAAGCCAATTGAACAAAAGCTTCAGGGACTGAGCGGCGTTGACACAGTTAGCTCGTCTTCTTATGAAAATATGGCTACCATTCAAGTTGAATATGGCTTTAGTAAAAATATGGAGAAGGCAGAAGACGAAGTCAGACGAGCTCTTTCAAACGTGGATCTGCCAGATGATGTAGAGGAACCAAATGTTTCAAGACAAAGCATCAGTGATTTTCCGATTATTTCATTAAGTGTTTCAGATGATAAAAAATCATTAGAAGACTTAACGAAGTATGTAAAAAATACCGTTGTTCCACAAGTTGAAAAAGTGCAAGGCATTTCTTCGGTCAGCGTGTCAGGAGAACAAGTTGAAGAAGCAGAACTTGTATTCAAACAAGACAAGCTCAAGCAGCTGGGACTCGATGAAGATACGGTGAAAAAGCTGATCCAAGCATCCGATGCAAAAGTGCCGGCTGGTACGTATACGATGGATGGATCTCAAAAATCTGTTGTGGTAGACGGAAAGATGACAACAGAAAAAGATTTGGAAAACTTAGAGATTCCAGCTGTGCCTAGTCAAGGAGCTGCTCAAGGTCAGCAACAAGGAATGAGCCAGCAGCAAACACAAAAAGCCGTGCAGCAGGCGCCGTCCGCAGCTTCGATTCCAACTGTGAAATTAAAAGAAATTGCGGATGTTAAAGTGACGGGGAAAGCAGAATCCATTTCTCGCACGAACGGAAAACCTTCAATTGCTGTACAAGTTGTCAAAGCGAAGGATGCGAACACAGTAAATGTTGTAAATGATATTAAAGAAAAAATGAATAGCCTAGAAAAGAAAAATAAAGACCTTCACGTTGACAATATTTTTGATCAAGGTAAACCGATTGAAGATTCTGTTCATACGATGCTAAATAAAGCTATTATCGGTGCGGTCTTTGCGGTTATTATTATTCTTTTATTTTTACGTGATATTCGTTCAACGATTATTGCCGTTATTTCAATTCCGCTTTCGCTATTAATCGCCATTTTGGCGCTCAAATCAATGGATATCTCTTTAAATATTATGACGCTTGGAGCGATGACTGTAGCCATCGGAAGGGTTGTAGATGATTCCATTGTCGTTATTGAAAATATTTACCGCCGCATGGCTTATCAGGAAGAAAAGCTTACAGGAAAAGATTTAATTGTCGCGGCGACGAAAGAAATGTTTGTTCCGATTTTTTCTTCTACAGTCGTAACCGTGGCCGTATTCTTACCGTTAGGTCTCGTAGAAGGACCGGTAGGAGAGCTATTCTTACCGTTTGCGTTAACGGTTGTTTTTGCACTGTTAGCATCACTGCTAGTAGCGGTAACACTCGTGCCAATGCTTGCTCATTCGTTATTTAAAACAAATGTAAAAGTCAAAGAAGAAAAGCCAAGCAAACTAGCGCACGGATATAAGCGAATTTTGAACTGGACGCTAAACCATAAGCTTATTTCCTTTGGGTTAGCCGTACTACTGTTAGTAGGAAGTTTATTTTTAGTTCCTTCTATTGGGGTTAGCTTTTTATCATCCGATCAAGAAAAAACGCTGACGCTTACGTATACACCGAAAGCCGGACAGTCTCAAAGCGACGTGGAAAAAGCAGCGAATCGCGCAGAAGCGTACTTGATGAAGCGAGATGGTGTCAAAACGGTTCAGTATTCGTTCGGTGAAGGTAACTCTTTTAATCCGGGAAGCAAAAATAACGTTTTAACATTTGTGCAATATGACGAGGATACACAAAACTTTGATAAAGAGCAGGATAAAGTATTAAAAGCTCTGAATAAACAAGCGAATCAAGGTGAATGGGGCTCCATGAATACGGCGTCTAGCGGCAGCAATAATTCATTAAACGTCCTTATTTACGGAGATAGCTTAGACGAAATCAAACCTTATGCTGATAAAGTTCAGCGCGTTTTAGAAAAGCATAAAGAACTGAAAAATGTCGATTCTACGCTTTCAAATACGTTTGATGAATATACGCTAGTACCGAACCAAAAGAAAGCCGCTGAACTCGGCTTGTCTGCTAGTCAAATCGGAATGCAAATTTCCAACCTTGGACAGCGTGAAGTATTAACAACTATCCAAAAAGACGGAAATGAAATTAACGTATACCTTCCAAAAGAAAAAGAGGATTTCTCTACTTTTGCCGAACTTTCAAGCACAAAAGTGACCTCTCAAACTGGACAGGAAGTTACATTAAATGAAGTTGTCGATATTAAAAAAGGTAAAACGTCGAATACGGTAACGCGCCGTGATAATAAAATTTATGCAGAGGTAAGTGCCGATATTAAGAGTGACGATGTAGGCGGTGTTTCTTCTAACGTCCAAAAAGAAGTGAAGAAAATTGATTTGCCAAGTGATATGGACATTAACTTTGGCGGAGCATCAGAGCAAATTAATGACTCATTTAGTCAATTAGGAATTGCCATGCTCGCAGCCATTGGTATCGTGTACTTCGTACTTGTACTGACATTTGGTGGAGGTTTAGCGCCATTTGCTATCTTATTCTCACTTCCATTTACACTTATTGGTGCGCTAGTGGCGCTTTTAATCTCTGGGGAAACGATTAGTATTTCTTCGATGATTGGAGCTCTTATGTTGATTGGAATTGTGGTAACCAATGCGATTGTTCTGATTGACCGCGTGATTCATAAAGAGCAAGAGGGTCTTTCAACGCGTGAAGCTTTACTAGAAGCTGGAATGACACGTCTTCGCCCGATCTTAATGACAGCTATTGCAACGATTGGTGCACTGCTTCCATTAGCTTTTGGATTTGAAGGTGGAGGCCTTATCTCAAAAGGGCTAGGGGTTACCGTGATTGGAGGACTAACAAGTTCTACGCTGCTTACGCTCATTATCGTTCCAATTGTCTATGAGTTTTTTATGAAGTTTAAGCGCAAAAAAGTAAAAGAGTAG
- a CDS encoding TetR/AcrR family transcriptional regulator, whose product MKEKEKRIIEASIKLFAKKGFNATSVQEIVDECNISKGAFYLHFKSKDALLLSILNFYYEKLFSSVYALDEEVNDARSRYMNQLIYFYEFITEHRDFIIMQIREKSIPFNKEVETFVHKMQRETFYFHRKSLVSVYGEDVTPYISDLTKMIEGIHHSFLEIIIFNQYELTFKEVAQYIMERVDVLVEDLLARKPRPLIPASFGEDIYGKERTTFLSKNEQVKQALEEIKHLLDTSDHISDEHADSFHILQTELKKDKPTAAIVKGMVGNLTELKPLEEPLNLLTALLQQK is encoded by the coding sequence TTGAAAGAAAAAGAAAAAAGAATAATTGAAGCTTCGATTAAGCTTTTTGCAAAAAAAGGATTTAATGCTACCTCTGTGCAAGAAATTGTAGATGAATGTAACATTTCAAAAGGTGCATTTTACCTGCACTTCAAATCTAAGGATGCACTTTTATTATCAATTCTAAACTTTTACTATGAAAAGCTCTTTAGCTCTGTTTATGCTCTCGACGAGGAAGTAAACGATGCCCGCAGCCGCTATATGAATCAGCTCATCTATTTCTATGAATTTATTACAGAGCACAGAGATTTTATTATCATGCAAATCCGGGAAAAATCTATTCCATTTAACAAAGAAGTGGAGACCTTTGTTCATAAAATGCAGCGAGAAACGTTTTACTTTCATCGCAAAAGCCTCGTTAGCGTATACGGAGAAGACGTAACTCCTTATATCTCCGATTTAACGAAAATGATTGAAGGTATTCATCATTCCTTTTTAGAAATTATTATCTTCAATCAATACGAGCTTACCTTTAAAGAAGTCGCGCAGTACATAATGGAACGAGTTGACGTATTAGTAGAAGATTTATTAGCTAGAAAACCTCGTCCCCTTATTCCCGCTTCTTTTGGTGAAGATATATACGGAAAGGAACGAACGACTTTTCTAAGTAAAAATGAGCAGGTAAAACAAGCTCTTGAGGAAATTAAACATCTGCTAGACACCAGCGATCATATTTCTGATGAACACGCAGACAGCTTTCACATTTTACAAACGGAGCTAAAAAAAGATAAGCCTACCGCTGCTATTGTAAAAGGCATGGTTGGAAATTTAACGGAACTTAAACCGTTGGAAGAACCGCTTAATCTTTTAACAGCTTTACTCCAACAAAAATAA
- a CDS encoding DUF502 domain-containing protein — MKAIIKSFINGLLTIVPIILVIYILVRVFNFLDSILGNVLKPYMKQDYIPGIGILATLVLITFLGWLSTRFFAGKIINLIDRLLEKIPLVKTLYSVIKDTFQSFLGEKKSFSKVALVPMPGTSMKVIGFVTSEEVEEVIHSLKDHVAVYVPQTFQVAGFTFLIPKEEIEWLDIKPEEAMKFVLSGGVSSSKAEK, encoded by the coding sequence ATGAAAGCAATCATAAAAAGTTTTATTAATGGACTCTTAACGATTGTCCCTATTATCCTTGTTATTTATATTTTGGTAAGAGTATTTAATTTTTTAGACAGCATTTTAGGGAACGTATTGAAGCCCTATATGAAGCAGGATTATATACCTGGTATTGGAATCTTAGCAACGCTTGTCTTAATTACGTTCTTAGGGTGGTTATCTACCCGTTTTTTCGCTGGGAAAATTATTAACTTAATTGATCGATTGTTAGAAAAAATACCGCTTGTTAAAACGCTATATAGTGTCATTAAAGATACATTTCAATCTTTTCTTGGAGAGAAAAAGTCTTTTTCAAAAGTAGCTTTAGTGCCAATGCCCGGCACGTCAATGAAAGTCATAGGGTTTGTGACCTCTGAAGAAGTAGAAGAGGTGATTCATTCGTTAAAAGACCATGTCGCTGTCTATGTTCCACAAACTTTTCAAGTAGCCGGTTTTACTTTTTTGATTCCAAAAGAAGAAATTGAATGGTTAGATATTAAGCCGGAAGAAGCAATGAAGTTCGTGTTATCTGGGGGAGTATCTAGTTCAAAAGCAGAAAAATAA
- a CDS encoding SDR family oxidoreductase: MGRLESKIAVITGSSSGIGKATAERFAKEGAVVICADINLDGVKKVAKEIKDAGGEAYAYYIDVAEEEKVKEFTAEIEKKFGKVDILFNNAGTDTEGGKLHEYPVELWDRLMSVDLRGTFLVSKYVIPLMLENGGSIINNSSVSGLAADLDRSGYNAAKGAITNLTRTMAIDYAREGIRVNSIAPGTIETPLLDDLSGAEEGKKFRKAYEWVDPMGRLGKPEEVAGAVLFLASDDSSYVTGDCITVDGGHMAYTWPGKMLYDKM; the protein is encoded by the coding sequence TTGGGACGTTTAGAATCAAAAATTGCTGTTATTACAGGGTCAAGCTCTGGTATAGGAAAAGCAACTGCTGAGCGCTTTGCGAAAGAAGGAGCGGTTGTTATTTGTGCCGATATTAATTTGGACGGGGTAAAAAAAGTAGCAAAAGAAATTAAAGACGCTGGCGGTGAAGCATACGCCTACTATATCGATGTAGCTGAAGAAGAAAAAGTAAAAGAGTTCACAGCGGAAATTGAAAAGAAATTTGGAAAAGTGGATATTCTTTTTAATAATGCGGGGACAGACACAGAAGGCGGCAAGCTTCACGAATATCCTGTAGAACTTTGGGATCGCTTAATGTCGGTAGATTTACGCGGAACATTTCTTGTAAGCAAATATGTTATTCCGCTGATGTTAGAAAATGGCGGGTCGATTATTAATAATTCATCCGTATCCGGACTGGCAGCAGACTTAGACCGTTCTGGCTATAACGCGGCGAAAGGTGCTATTACCAACTTAACAAGAACCATGGCAATTGACTACGCTCGTGAAGGTATTCGCGTTAACTCAATTGCTCCTGGAACAATTGAAACGCCTCTTCTTGATGATTTATCAGGCGCTGAAGAAGGAAAAAAATTCAGAAAAGCATATGAATGGGTCGATCCCATGGGCCGTTTAGGCAAACCAGAAGAAGTAGCCGGTGCCGTATTATTTTTAGCATCCGATGACAGCTCATATGTAACGGGTGACTGCATTACGGTAGATGGCGGTCATATGGCGTATACATGGCCTGGAAAAATGCTTTACGATAAAATGTGA